TAAGCTCAGTGTCCTTTTTAACTGCGTTAATGATTATTACATCACCGGTTGCTGCACTATACTGGTAGGTTTCAGGACTTACAACCTGAACAGCATGAGAACCAGCGGAAATATTTCTAATAGTTAAAACACCATCAACAGCATCATAATTAACACCATCAACACTGACAACCAAACCTGCATCACTGTTAGAAGTAATCACAACATCAACATCACTGCCAGCAAAAACAATACCCTGAGGAACATCCACACTAAGCTCAGTATCCTTTTTGACTGCATCAATCATTGTGGAGTTAGTGATTTGTTTATATTCACCGGTTTCAGGACTTACAACGTCAATTTTGTGTAATCCTGCGGAAATGTTTGTGATAGTCAATACGCCTTCATTGAGTTCATATATTTTACCGTCAACACTGACAACCAAATCGGCGTCGCTGTCACTGGTGATTAAAACTTCAACATCATCTCCAGCATAAATGTCTGTTTGTAACGGCATGATTGTGAGTTCTGAATCTTTTTTAACTACATTGATTAGTGTTGAATTGCTTGCCTGTTTATATTCTGCGGTCTGAGGACTTGTTACCTGAATGAGATGTGATCCTTCAGAAATATTTTTGATTGTAAGCAAGTTTCCTGTAAGTTCATATTTTTTACCGTCAACTGTAACAGTCAAATCAGCACCGCTATCAGATGTGATTGTGACCTCAGCATCATCACCTGCATAAATTACTGATTGAACAGGATTTATGCTGATAGTTGCTGAATTTCTGTCAGGCACTTCCATAGTTACTGTATTGGATTCAGCTTCATTGAACTTATCGTCACCTAAATATTTTGCTGTAATTTCATATTTTCCAGGTTCATGTAAAACAACATCCAGTGATTTGGTATTGGTATCGGATAAGTTGATTGAATAATCTGTGCCACCTACATTGAACACTACAATTCCTGTAGCATTATCAGCAATGTCAACTGTTACTGTTGATGCTTTGCCGACCATTTCAGGGATTGCGGATATGGAAATGTCCAAATCGGATTTGGTTACTGTAAATGTTAGGTTTGCACTGGATGCAAGGTATTCATCACTTTCCTCTACGCTTGCAACGATAGTATGTGTTCCTGAAGCAATATCAGCTATTGAAGTGGTTTCAACACCATCAACATAGACAATTATATTAGCTCCAGGGTATGCACTTACTTCCACATTTACGAGTTCACCAGCTTTTACACCACTGATTGGAGTTATTATGACTTCAGATGATTTTTTAACAACTTCGAATGTTTTTACAATTTCATCAGCATAATAATCCTCATTTCCTGCTGCAACAATAGTAATGTTGTGTAATCCTGCAGTCATGTTTGCAATTGTTAGTTTATCATGAACTATAGGCTCTTGTTTACCGTCAATGTATGCAACTATATCAGTATCGGCAGTTACTGTAAATGTATGAATATCTCCGACATTAATTTGTGATGGAATTTCTGAAATGTTAATGTTTGCTGAAGCCTTATCAGCTATTTTGATAGTGGATTCATTAACATGGGCATTGTACTTATCATCACCGAGATATCTGACAGAGATTTTATAATCATCAGCACTGTTGAATGTTACCTCGATAGGTTTGAGGTCTGAAGCGTCAAGCACATAATCTGTACCGTCAACTGTGACGACAACACTTCCTGTTGCGCCTTCAGTTATGTTAACTGTAATTGTTGATTTTTCACCTACTTTTTTAGGAGTGCTTTCAATACTGATTTCAACATCGTTTTTAGCCACATTATAATTGATTACATCAAAGACAGCTTTATTGTCTTTAGTCTCATTAGCAACAATAACAACAGTATGCTCACCAGCAGTAACAGGAAGAGTTACATTTCCATTTTCATCAGGAGTCTGTTTAACACCATCAACATAAACATCCACATCTCCAGGAACATGGACAGCCACTTCATCTCCAACTTTAACATCATCCAAAGAAGGAACAATTATATCGCCTCTGGCTTCCTTCTCACTAACTACAATAGTTGAANNNNNNNNNNCTCCAACTTTAACATCATCCAAAGAAGGAACAATTATATCGCCTCTGGCTTCCTTCTCACTAACTACAATAGTTGAAGCTACAGCATCTTTTGCATTGTAATTATCATCACCTAAATACTTAGCAGACAATGTAGCATTACCGACAGAAGGCATGACAACATCTAACTGAGTAATTTCAGAATTAATATCAATGGAATACTCAGTACCATTAACATTAACAACAACAATACCAGTAGCCCCTTCAGTTATTATAACAGTGATTATTGAGTTCTCACCAACTTTTGAAGGAGTACCACTTACACTAATATCAACATCCTTTTTAGCCACATTATAATTGATTACATCAAAGACAGCTTTATTGTCTTTAGTCTCATTAGCAACAATAACAACAGTATGCTCACCAGCAGTAACAGGAAGAGTTACATTTCCATTTTCATCAGGAGTCTGTTTAACACCATCAACATAAACATCCACATCTCCAGGAACATGGACAGCCACTTCATCTCCAACTTTAACATCATCCAAAGAAGGAACAATTATATCGCCTCTGGCTTCCTTCTCACTAACTACAATAGTTGAATCCTCAGAATCCTTAACATTATAGTATTCATTACCCAAGTATCTAGCAGACAATGAAGCAGTACCGACAGAAGGCATGACAACATCTAACTGAGTAGTTTCAGAATTAATATCAATGGAATACTCAGTACCATTAACATTAACAATAACGATTCCGGTAGCACCAGGAGTAATCTCAACAGTGATTGTTGATTTTTCACCAACCAAAGCAGGAGTACCGCTCACGCTAAGGTCAGCATCGCTTTTTACAACTGTGAAAGTGTAATTTGCACTTGAAGCGAGATATTCATCTGTTTCAGCAACGCTTGCAACAACTGTATGTGTTCCTGCAGAAATGTCATCCATTGCATCTGTTTTAACACCATCAATGTAGACAATGATGTTAGCTCCAGGATATGCTTTTGCATCCACATATACGATTTGACCAGCTTTAACACCAATGATTGGATCTATTGTGATTTCAGACACTTTTTTAGCCACATTGTAGAATGCTGTGACATTGTCTTCGCCGTATTTGGAGTCTGCATCAGGAATGTATTTTACAGTTACATTGTTAATTCCGGCAGGTCCAGGAGTTAAAGTAATCTTATCACCAATTTCATATTCCTGGCCGTTGATTTCAATTTTACCTGTTGCATCACTAGGCAGTTTAACAGTAACGTTAGTGTCCTGGCCAACAAAGGTGTCATTTACCACTACTGTGAAATTGAGTTTGCCAACATTCAGTGGACTGACTGTAAATTCTTTTGTGATTGTTTTTACATCGTATTTATCATTACCGTAATATTTTGCAGTAACATTGTATGTTCCAACTTCAAGTTTGAGAGGAACAACATATTTGATTGAAGTAATGTTTTCAGATTTTAAAACATCTTTTCCCTGAGATACTGATACATTGATTTTTCCTGTTGCATCTGAAGGAAGTATGATATATGCTATTGCATCATCGCCGACAGTGATATTGGCAACGTCAACTGTAAAGTCGAAATCGTCTACAGGATTGACAGTTAATGTTTCTTCACCTGTTTCAATGCCGTTGTATTTATCGTCACCAAGATATTTGGCTGAGATTGTTGCAGGTCCCTTAGGCAAGTCGGATAATGTTAATGTTGCAACACCATCTTCAACTGTCACATTTGTATCGACGCCGTTTACAGTGAATGTTACTATTCCTCTTCCAGGTACTTTAACTGTTACTGTAGCAGTTTCATCTGTTCTGATTTCACCAGGATTGACAACAAATTCTTCAATTTCTGATGCAATCTTGTCTACTGTGTATGTGTCATCAGCGGTTGAATTGAGGTATTTGGCATTTTCAGCATATACTGCAGTTACTTTATACTCTCCACCTGCAACATCATTCAATTGCAATGTGGATTTGTTTTCTGAGATTTTTCTTGAGTATTCTTTTCCGTTTACAATGAATGTCACATTTCCTGTTGCGTTGATGTTTGCAATGATTGTTACTGGATTTGCAGTGGTTGAATTTGTAATTTCCAATGTGATTTCTGTTTTGACTTTATAAACATTGTATAATGCTACAAGTTCACGTGGAGCATATTTTGAGTCTGCATCAGAAACGTATTTTACAGTGACGTTGTTTGTGCCTACAATATTTGAGGAAGGCAGTTCAATTACTGTTACAGGTTCTGTGATTACAACTTCAATATCTCCGATTACGATCTTACCTGTTGCACCTGCAGGCAATGTTACTGTTGCATTGGTTTTGTTGTCAACGACTGTATCTTTTACATCTGCTGCAAATTCATATTCATAAATCGGACGCACTTCAAGGTCGTATTTAAGGGTGGATGAATTGTATCTTCCGTGACCTTCATAAAATGCTGTTATATTGTATTGTCCGACTTTCAAATCAGCAAATGAAGTTTTGTTCATTCTGGTATCCATAGTGAGGGTAACTGTCTTAATAATTTCAGATTCCTGAGTTATGGTTACTGTCACATCACCCTGTGCATCTGTTCCCATAGTGACGTATACGATTTCGGCTTCGCCAACAGTGATGTTTCTGTAGTCCATTTCAAGTTTTGGAGATTCCTTATGGACAAATATTTTGGTAGTGTTTGAAACCTTATAGTGGTTTGAATCAGGAGTTGAGGTTACGTTTAATGTGTATTGGCCTTCTTCCAATCCGGAAATGGTTATTACATCACCTGTAAGTCCTATAAAAGCTTCAGGATGGTCAACAACACTGATGTTTACCAAATCAACTGTACAGCCGTCAAGTATTAATGTGGTTGAACCTTCTTCACTGTAGAAAAGATGGACTTCATTTGAGAATTTGACTGATGAGTTGACCATATTCACTTTAACGTTAGCGGTTGTGTAAACTGAAGTGTGGTTTTCATCAGGAGTTGTAGTGACTTTTAATGTGTATGTGCCGACATCAAGATTTCTGACTGTGATAACATTATTATCAATACTGATTCCCGCAGTAGTTACAGGATTGCTGTTTTTATCCAATACGGAGATATTTTTCAAATCAACAGTACAATATTTCAATGTTAATGTAGTTGTGTTTGATTTTGCGAAGTCAAATTCCAGATTCTCATTTGATAATTTGATTTCAGATGCAATTTTATTTACTTTAACCTTAGCAGTTACATCCACAGACTTGTGGTTTTTATCAGGAGTTGTTGTGATTTTTAAGGTGTAATCGCCAGCACCTAAACCGGAAACGGTAATCACGTCACTTTCTAATGCGATGAAATTGCCTGATTTGCCCACAACAGTGATATTTTCAATATCGACACTGCATCCGTTATAATTGGTAATTGTGACTGAATCGGATTGCAGGTAATCAAACTCTAAATCATATTCTGATAAAGTGATTGATGAGTCGATTTTATTGACAGTTATTTTGGATGTGTTTTCAACGGATTTGTGATTGGCATCCGGAGTGGTTATGACTTTCAAAGTGTATTCACCGGCACTCAAATTGGATACTGTAATTACATTACCTTCAAGACTTATTATAGCTTCAGAATGGTCAACAACACTAATGTTTACCAAATCAACGCTGCATCCGTCTAAAGTCAATGTTGTAGTGCCTGACTGAAGGTAATTGAATTCAACATTTGCAAATGTTACTTTGGAATCAACCTTGTTGACTGTGATTGCTGCAAGTCCGTCAACTGAAGTATGGTTTTCATCAGGAGTTGTAGTGACTTTTAATGTGTATGTGCCTGCATCAAGATTTCTGACTGTGATAACATTATTATCAATACTGATTCCCGCAGTTGTCACAGGATTGCTGTTTTTATCCAATACTGCAATATTTTCCAAATCAACAGTACAATATTTCAATGTTAATGTAGTTGTGTTGGATTTAAGATAATCAAATTCAAATTCATTTGGAGTTAAGGTAATCTCTGATGGGACTTTATTGACTGTTACTGTGATATTTTTCTTATTACTTGGATTGTATCTGTCATTTCCCATACATTGAACAGTAATATTTGCTTTTCCAGGGTTCAAGAATTCCAATTTTCCAGTCTGTGCATTGAATTTGACAACACTAGTGTCATTGCTTTTGACTGAAACCGGAACAGGAACTGAACCGAAATCATGATCATCTGATGTTAATTCTATACCTGGACTTTGTGGGTCACTACCCCAGCCGACAGTGATTGATTCTGATTCGACCTCTAAGGAAGTATCCCATTTAATTACATTTACAGGTACAAAAACACTGTTTGCCGCATAATCACCATCATAACCCTCAGGCATATTAACTTTAATGGTAATATTGGTTAAACCTTCTTTTAGACCAGTGATAATCGGTGCGTTAGACATGATATCTATAAATTCATTTCGCATATCAAATTGTAAAGCCGCACCTTCAAGTATAGGATCCATAGATGCGTCAAATGGCAGCTCTTCACCAACATGGACTGTAATTGAATCTACAGTGTTAATGGTTATAGGCATTTTTACAGTTAAAGGAACAGTTAAAACTGTATCAAATGCTTTTGCAGTAATGCTTGCATCACCTATTTCAATTCCTTTGAATTTGATATCTTCACCTGCAACAGCAGTTTCTTTGTTTAATTCGCCGTTTACGGCAGTTAATGTTAAAGGCAAATCATGAACTTTGGAAGCATCATAATCTAAAATATTTGATCCGTGGAACTGCTCGAAGACGAATTTTACATTTGCATCTTTTCCGACAAGCATATATTTGTCATGTTCAGCATCAAGGAATAACCATGCATTTAGTGTTACACCACTAACTGTGGTTGGTGTTACACTAGAATCAGTTCTATTGTTTCCAAACCAGTTGTTGTCAGCAATAAAGTCACCACCCTGTTTATAAATATCTTTTCCGGAAGTTGCTGCTTTATTGTTGAAAAATATGGAATTGGATACATTTCCATCAGTTCCACCATACCAATAAATTGCACCACCGTAATATTTACCATCATTATTTATAAATGCACATTTATCAATGCTAACATTATTTTTTTGAACTCTGATTGCACCACCATGTTGTGAAGCATAATTTTCACTGAATGTACAATTAAATATATTTACATAATAGTTAGCATTAATAGCTCCACCATCATATGCGGAATTATTTATAAATACACAATTAGTTATATTTCCATAGTAACTATGCCAGTTGATAGCAGCTCCCATATCACTACCAGAAGTTTTACCATTAATAAATGTTAAATTATTAATTAATAAATAACTAGATGGATCACCAACATTAAATATTCTGGTCTGCTCTTTTCCATCCAAGACATGTCCGTTTCCTTCAATTGTTAAATTTTCTTTTCTGATTTCTATTTGACCTTCATCATATCCAACTACAAATTCATAGTCATGAGTTAATGAAATAACGTCATTTGGATCTGCTTCATTAATGAGCTTTTGCAGTGCTTTAAAACTGTAGTCGTTTTCTAAGTTATATGCAATATCTCGTGTTATTTTTACTCCATTATATTCAGCTGTTAATGTTCCCTGACCGGAATCGTCTGTTACAATATATTCTACAGTTGCAGCTCCATTTTCATCAAGTGTTACTTTGTCCTTTTTAGTAACAGCATTTGATGATTGCATATTTAGTGTAATTTGAGGCAGCACATAGTTTTCATATGGGTTTACCGCAGTGCCGTCATAGAGATTGTTTAAAGTAATTGTTGCAAGGGATTTTTCATCATCAACAGTCATGTCTAAAACATACCATTTTGTTGCAATGCCTCCGGATAAATCACTTCCTGAAATATCGGCAGTGTTTCCAAACCAGTTATAATCAGCTGTCAAATCGACATTGTCTGTTTTAATTACACTTGAAGCATCATTGTTGACAAAAATTGAATTGTCAATATTGAATTGTGCACCCTGTGAAGCAGAGTCCAGATATATTACAGATGCAGTTCCCAGATTATTGATGAATAGGGATTTTGATATGTCAGCGGAATTTGCGATGAGGTATAATGCATCACCATTGGCTGTTGCATCATTATGCTCAAAAGTACAGTTAAGAACCTGAATGTTGTTACAGTTTGCATAAACTGCAGCTCCATTTTCATCACTTTTTGCATTAACGAATTTGATGTTTTTGAGAATAATGTCTTTGGTATCGTCATTGAAATTGAATATTCTGGCAGTATTCTGACCGTCAAGAGTGTGTCCCTGACCGTCAATTGTCAGTGTTTTTCCAAATTCAATTCCGTTTACAAGTGCACTGTCTTTAGCAGCATCATATTTGTAGTCGTGTGATAAAGTTAAGGTTGAACCTTCATCGGCACGGCTGATTTTACCGGCTAAAGAAGTGAAACTGTCATCCATTGTTATTTCTTTTGTAAGAGAAACAGTATGATATTTAGCTGTTAAAGAGTCAGTTTGAGAGTATAAATCGTATGGAACATCAACTTCTCCAGTTTTATCCAAAGTCACATTATTAGGCAGTACTGCATTTAAAGCTGTAAGGTCAAAAGTGATTTTTGGCAGTTCACCATCGTATTTGCTTGTAGTTCTGGTGTTTTTATCATATACATTATTTATTGAAATTGTTGCAACTTCATTTTCACAGGTAATGTCTAAATATAACCATTTATTGACTGTCATACCTCCACCGGAAATACGTGCATAATTTGTATTATAGTTGTCTATAGTGTTCATCAGCCAGTTGTTGTCAACTTCACTTGCTTTAAACGTTCCTAATGCATAAACTTGATTGCCTGAATCTAATATATCATTACTTAAAATTATGGAATTTTTAAGGTAGAATTCTGAAGCAGTGGATGAAGCAGAACCAATATAAATTGACTTACCAGAACCGCCTCCATTTGTAATGAAAATACATTTATCTACATTATTGATAGCTTTACCGCCTAGTGCAGCAATAGCTCCACCCCAATAATTAACAGTATTGTTTATGAAAGTGGAGTTAATGAAATTGTTTTGACCACCATTTTCCTGTATATATACTGCACCACCATATTTAGAATTTACATTTATAGCATTTTTAATGAAAGTGGAATTGATAATGTTAGTTCCAGAATCATCCAAGTAAACTGCACCACCATGATCAGTAGAGGTACTGTTTTCAAATGTACAGTTGATAATGTCAATATTTTTACCTAAGAAATATACTGAACCTCCTTTGGTAGATTTACCGTTTACAAAGTTGATATTTTGCAGTATTAGATTATAATAACGATTAGTATCGCTGAAATAGAATATTCTGCTTAATCCTTTAGCATCAATGGTGTGTCCTTTACCGTCAATAGTAATCTGTGTGGGTATGGAAATACCATTGGTGATTGTATCAACGCCTTCAATATAAGTATAATTACGTGTTAAGTTTATTACATTGTTGTGATTGGCCAAATCGACAATTGCCTGAAGAACATCAAAGTCACCCATAACACATTCTTTTGTTAGAGATATTTCTCCATAGTTAACTGTTAACGCAGCATCATCTGAAAGTTTTGTATATGAAACCATAGCTTTACCCGTATTGTCTAGCGTGACTTTATCTGTGTCTAGGTTTAATGTTGTTGAATTGATATTTAATGTAATTTCCGGAAGTTTATATTGGCGATAGAGTTGTGTTGTTTGTGATACTTTATCATATATATGATTTAAAGAAATTATTGCATAGTTATCTAAAAATTGGATGTCTAAATAGAACCAATTAGGAATAGTGCTTATGTAAGTTTTAGTTGGAACAAGATTATAGTTATCATAAGTATTACCAAACCAGTTATATTCTAATTTATCTTTTTTTCCATATACTTGATAATCATCGTTGTTATTTGCAAAAATTGAATGAGAAATTGTTCCTTGAGAATACTGCTCATAAATTGTATAGGTTCCGGTATTGTTTATGAAAATACATTGATAAACATCACCAGCATCAGCATAATTAAAAATAGCACTACCCTGGGTAGGAGCAGAGTTATTTATAAATGTTGAACCAGTAATATAACCCATATTATAATACGCATTACTATAAATTGCCCCACCAGATTCAGTTGCAGAATTGTTTATAAAAATACAGTTGTTAACTTCAAGACTTTCACCATCTAAATAAATTGCACCACCATTTGTAGCAACACCATTAATTAATATTAAATCATTTAACACGACACCACTTGCAGGAATATTTAACAATGCAGCTTTACCTTTACCGTTTATAGTAAAACCATTACCATTAATAGTAATAGTATTTCTTATAGTCATACCACCTGTGACAGTATCTACACCTTCAATAAAAGTATAATTCTTATCCAAAGTGACATCGCTTTCAGCAAACCAGAGAATATCGTTCAAAGCATTGAAACTACCATCATCTACAATAACATATTCAATATCTTTAGCAGTACTTATATCATTATAACTAGCAGTTAATGTAGCAGTAGTTTTATACATAATGAATTGGTAAGTATCCTGGCCGTTTTCATCAAGAGTAACTGCAGTTTTACTAATAGCCACATTTGAACCTGCTAAATTTAGACTAACTGTTGGTAAATCATAATCAGAATAAGTACCGGTTTGAGAACCATCATAAATATTATTTAAGGATACAGTAGCGTAACCTCTTACAGCCGCATCTGCATCAATTTTAAGGAATAACCAATTGTTTACAGTTGCACCATCAGCTTTAGCAATATTAACATTAAAATTTTCTATAGTGTTTCCCCACCAATTATAATCAGCAGTAACAGCACCTGATCCTACTATATTTTTAGATGCGCTATTATTATAGAATATAGAATTATCAATAGTTGCTTCAGTATTTGTATCAAAATATATTAAAGAATTAGAACCTGAATTACCGGCAAAAAATGATTCAGTTATTTTATTTTCATTACTATTAGCAATAATATATAATGCATCACCCTGACCGCTTGCCGCATTATTTATGAAAGTACAATTTATCACTTCTATTTTATTACCTTTGAAATATACTACGGCTCCATCTGCACCAATTGCATTTTTGAAAATAATATTCTTTAAAATTAAATTTTTGGAATCAGTATCATCATCAAAGTAAAATATATTACTTAAACCTTTAGCATCAATGATATGGCCTTTACCGTCAATAACCATATCTTTAGCAAATTCAACACCATTTGTTAGACTGGCATCTTTTGTTGAGTCATATACATAATCCTGATCTAAAGATACTTCTCCACTTACATCATTATTAATTTTATTTTGTAATAAAATGAAAGTTGGAATTACCTCTTTAGTTAATTTAGCACCATTATAATCAACAGTTATTGCATATGCATCTGTTGGAGTATAGTCTATAGTTGCTTTACCATCATTGTCTAAAACAACATTATCAACTACATCAACATTAGTACCTTTAACTTTAAATTTAAGTGAAGGTAAAGTATACGGAGCATTTGTAGTTAAAACCCCATCTTTATATAGATTATTTAATGAAACTGCGGCCTGACCATTATCTTCATCCAATTCCATATTTAAAACATAATAACCTCCCATCACTACATCTGAACTGACACTAGGAGTGCTGGTTTGATAATTATCAATAGTTGTTCCAAACCAATTATTATTTGCATTGATAGACTGCCAATATTTAATACCGCGAATATCCACATCACCAACATTATTAGCAAAAATAGAATTTTGAATTGTTGT
This genomic window from Methanobrevibacter sp. contains:
- a CDS encoding Ig-like domain repeat protein, producing MKFKKEIITILLIICVLFTISAISAADSGDEAVSVANDTVKVTGVNVNSENNLQKSNDDVEILGDTDDGSFAALNTKISGATAGLPVYLENDYEYKSTDSGTSGINISQAITIDGQGHKIDAKGISKIFTLKASDVVFKNITFANGYAASGPAVISSNQLYYMVDGCTFINNNGQYGAIYTYYTGAAIKNSIFIKNTGTPAGAINWNYAWGTIDNCTFVNNTGTSGGSIFIQSYYSTTIQNSIFANNVGDVDIRGIKYWQSINANNNWFGTTIDNYQTSTPSVSSDVVMGGYYVLNMELDEDNGQAAVSLNNLYKDGVLTTNAPYTLPSLKFKVKGTNVDVVDNVVLDNDGKATIDYTPTDAYAITVDYNGAKLTKEVIPTFILLQNKINNDVSGEVSLDQDYVYDSTKDASLTNGVEFAKDMVIDGKGHIIDAKGLSNIFYFDDDTDSKNLILKNIIFKNAIGADGAVVYFKGNKIEVINCTFINNAASGQGDALYIIANSNENKITESFFAGNSGSNSLIYFDTNTEATIDNSIFYNNSASKNIVGSGAVTADYNWWGNTIENFNVNIAKADGATVNNWLFLKIDADAAVRGYATVSLNNIYDGSQTGTYSDYDLPTVSLNLAGSNVAISKTAVTLDENGQDTYQFIMYKTTATLTASYNDISTAKDIEYVIVDDGSFNALNDILWFAESDVTLDKNYTFIEGVDTVTGGMTIRNTITINGNGFTINGKGKAALLNIPASGVVLNDLILINGVATNGGAIYLDGESLEVNNCIFINNSATESGGAIYSNAYYNMGYITGSTFINNSAPTQGSAIFNYADAGDVYQCIFINNTGTYTIYEQYSQGTISHSIFANNNDDYQVYGKKDKLEYNWFGNTYDNYNLVPTKTYISTIPNWFYLDIQFLDNYAIISLNHIYDKVSQTTQLYRQYKLPEITLNINSTTLNLDTDKVTLDNTGKAMVSYTKLSDDAALTVNYGEISLTKECVMGDFDVLQAIVDLANHNNVINLTRNYTYIEGVDTITNGISIPTQITIDGKGHTIDAKGLSRIFYFSDTNRYYNLILQNINFVNGKSTKGGSVYFLGKNIDIINCTFENSTSTDHGGAVYLDDSGTNIINSTFIKNAINVNSKYGGAVYIQENGGQNNFINSTFINNTVNYWGGAIAALGGKAINNVDKCIFITNGGGSGKSIYIGSASSTASEFYLKNSIILSNDILDSGNQVYALGTFKASEVDNNWLMNTIDNYNTNYARISGGGMTVNKWLYLDITCENEVATISINNVYDKNTRTTSKYDGELPKITFDLTALNAVLPNNVTLDKTGEVDVPYDLYSQTDSLTAKYHTVSLTKEITMDDSFTSLAGKISRADEGSTLTLSHDYKYDAAKDSALVNGIEFGKTLTIDGQGHTLDGQNTARIFNFNDDTKDIILKNIKFVNAKSDENGAAVYANCNNIQVLNCTFEHNDATANGDALYLIANSADISKSLFINNLGTASVIYLDSASQGAQFNIDNSIFVNNDASSVIKTDNVDLTADYNWFGNTADISGSDLSGGIATKWYVLDMTVDDEKSLATITLNNLYDGTAVNPYENYVLPQITLNMQSSNAVTKKDKVTLDENGAATVEYIVTDDSGQGTLTAEYNGVKITRDIAYNLENDYSFKALQKLINEADPNDVISLTHDYEFVVGYDEGQIEIRKENLTIEGNGHVLDGKEQTRIFNVGDPSSYLLINNLTFINGKTSGSDMGAAINWHSYYGNITNCVFINNSAYDGGAINANYYVNIFNCTFSENYASQHGGAIRVQKNNVSIDKCAFINNDGKYYGGAIYWYGGTDGNVSNSIFFNNKAATSGKDIYKQGGDFIADNNWFGNNRTDSSVTPTTVSGVTLNAWLFLDAEHDKYMLVGKDANVKFVFEQFHGSNILDYDASKVHDLPLTLTAVNGELNKETAVAGEDIKFKGIEIGDASITAKAFDTVLTVPLTVKMPITINTVDSITVHVGEELPFDASMDPILEGAALQFDMRNEFIDIMSNAPIITGLKEGLTNITIKVNMPEGYDGDYAANSVFVPVNVIKWDTSLEVESESITVGWGSDPQSPGIELTSDDHDFGSVPVPVSVKSNDTSVVKFNAQTGKLEFLNPGKANITVQCMGNDRYNPSNKKNITVTVNKVPSEITLTPNEFEFDYLKSNTTTLTLKYCTVDLENIAVLDKNSNPVTTAGISIDNNVITVRNLDAGTYTLKVTTTPDENHTSVDGLAAITVNKVDSKVTFANVEFNYLQSGTTTLTLDGCSVDLVNISVVDHSEAIISLEGNVITVSNLSAGEYTLKVITTPDANHKSVENTSKITVNKIDSSITLSEYDLEFDYLQSDSVTITNYNGCSVDIENITVVGKSGNFIALESDVITVSGLGAGDYTLKITTTPDKNHKSVDVTAKVKVNKIASEIKLSNENLEFDFAKSNTTTLTLKYCTVDLKNISVLDKNSNPVTTAGISIDNNVITVRNLDVGTYTLKVTTTPDENHTSVYTTANVKVNMVNSSVKFSNEVHLFYSEEGSTTLILDGCTVDLVNISVVDHPEAFIGLTGDVITISGLEEGQYTLNVTSTPDSNHYKVSNTTKIFVHKESPKLEMDYRNITVGEAEIVYVTMGTDAQGDVTVTITQESEIIKTVTLTMDTRMNKTSFADLKVGQYNITAFYEGHGRYNSSTLKYDLEVRPIYEYEFAADVKDTVVDNKTNATVTLPAGATGKIVIGDIEVVITEPVTVIELPSSNIVGTNNVTVKYVSDADSKYAPRELVALYNVYKVKTEITLEITNSTTANPVTIIANINATGNVTFIVNGKEYSRKISENKSTLQLNDVAGGEYKVTAVYAENAKYLNSTADDTYTVDKIASEIEEFVVNPGEIRTDETATVTVKVPGRGIVTFTVNGVDTNVTVEDGVATLTLSDLPKGPATISAKYLGDDKYNGIETGEETLTVNPVDDFDFTVDVANITVGDDAIAYIILPSDATGKINVSVSQGKDVLKSENITSIKYVVPLKLEVGTYNVTAKYYGNDKYDVKTITKEFTVSPLNVGKLNFTVVVNDTFVGQDTNVTVKLPSDATGKIEINGQEYEIGDKITLTPGPAGINNVTVKYIPDADSKYGEDNVTAFYNVAKKVSEITIDPIIGVKAGQIVYVDAKAYPGANIIVYIDGVKTDAMDDISAGTHTVVASVAETDEYLASSANYTFTVVKSDADLSVSGTPALVGEKSTITVEITPGATGIVIVNVNGTEYSIDINSETTQLDVVMPSVGTASLSARYLGNEYYNVKDSEDSTIVVSEKEARGDIIVPSLDDVKVGDEVAVHVPGDVDVYVDGVKQTPDENGNVTLPVTAGEHTVVIVANETKDNKAVFDVINYNVAKKDVDISVSGTPSKVGENSIITVIITEGATGIVVVNVNGTEYSIDINSEITQLDVVMPSVGNATLSAKYLGDDNYNAKDAVASTIVVSEKEARGDIIVPSLDDVKVG